The following coding sequences are from one Leptospira mayottensis 200901116 window:
- a CDS encoding 3-deoxy-D-manno-octulosonic acid transferase, translating into MIFLYQILTIFLLVFIVPLSLLFPSIRLFFRKRSVDKKRILSKNLDLSGKHTVWLHAASVGELDQCKALAHEFRKYDPSVFLIQSVFSESVRDSQLEAFPADETFHLPIDSPFGYNWIFSLFHPKVLVLMAWDTWPNLILSAKKFGTKIILGSAVIGKRKNGIMGSLTKAVFRHLDGIFPSHKSFYDAFRALVPENVPVKVLGDTRFDTVLKKIEDNKKEFKRPKNYPYSKIILFASTYEPCEELIASLYELLREKKPKLLNEFAFWIFPHKTSPDRIVSIEHRLQDAKMEYRTWTSTPYETMTAQTIVFDVLGILAFAYQAADFAYVGGALHNRVHNVLEPATFGLPLMTGPKISNSPEAMILKQTGGLFIVSSPEDIFQVLNLAESDLKTIRKQNREFVQSGRGAAKRLFEEIQKL; encoded by the coding sequence ATGATTTTTTTATACCAAATCCTGACGATCTTTCTTCTTGTCTTTATCGTTCCTCTCTCTCTCTTATTTCCTTCCATAAGACTTTTTTTTAGAAAACGGTCCGTGGATAAAAAAAGAATTCTTTCCAAGAATTTGGATCTTTCCGGTAAACATACCGTGTGGTTGCACGCAGCTTCCGTGGGAGAATTGGATCAGTGCAAAGCCCTGGCCCATGAGTTTAGAAAATATGATCCGTCCGTATTTTTGATTCAATCCGTTTTTTCCGAAAGTGTTAGAGATTCTCAACTCGAAGCGTTTCCCGCCGATGAAACCTTTCACCTTCCGATCGATTCTCCTTTTGGTTACAACTGGATTTTTTCCCTCTTCCATCCTAAGGTTCTTGTTTTAATGGCTTGGGATACTTGGCCGAATCTTATCCTTTCCGCAAAAAAATTTGGAACCAAGATCATTTTGGGCTCTGCCGTGATTGGAAAACGAAAAAATGGAATCATGGGAAGTTTGACGAAGGCGGTATTTCGTCATCTCGACGGAATTTTTCCTTCGCACAAATCGTTTTACGATGCGTTTCGGGCGCTGGTTCCGGAAAACGTTCCGGTCAAGGTTTTGGGTGATACGAGATTCGATACGGTTTTAAAAAAGATAGAAGACAATAAAAAGGAATTCAAAAGACCCAAGAATTATCCGTATTCGAAAATCATACTATTTGCATCCACATACGAACCTTGCGAAGAATTGATCGCCTCTTTATACGAACTGCTGCGCGAAAAAAAACCGAAATTGTTAAACGAATTCGCGTTTTGGATCTTTCCTCACAAAACATCTCCCGATCGGATCGTTTCGATCGAACATCGTCTGCAAGATGCGAAGATGGAATATCGAACCTGGACGTCCACCCCGTACGAGACTATGACCGCACAGACGATCGTATTCGACGTGTTAGGTATTTTAGCTTTCGCGTATCAGGCGGCGGACTTCGCGTATGTCGGAGGCGCGCTTCACAATCGGGTTCATAACGTTTTGGAACCGGCCACATTCGGCTTACCTTTGATGACCGGTCCGAAAATTTCCAATTCTCCCGAAGCGATGATTTTGAAACAGACGGGCGGCTTGTTTATCGTTTCCAGCCCCGAAGACATATTCCAAGTTTTGAATCTTGCAGAATCGGATCTGAAAACAATTCGAAAGCAAAACCGAGAATTCGTTCAATCGGGACGCGGTGCGGCGAAGCGATTGTTCGAAGAGATCCAGAAGTTGTAA
- a CDS encoding flagellar filament outer layer protein FlaA codes for MFFPRVLFTLYLLGSISGQVDLSSAPVKRDEDEMSRVLILEKILSEWKQYNLFLVDSFDGARPWEIYRGVSFLNEIRFNSQIPDNTAFQKEREFYPTLSAANDYRSMMVQTFFENPKHAHLEIRPKEKIRLPIGIPSRIFFWMYSSSQNAKLELVLYQHKSKEIVIDLGDLNFDGWKRIEKKLMIPVKNTRLNQNLHFPFEVAEIRLIPGPFQKKGEFVFYLDRMGILVDTRDNSYPGAEIKDNWGTGL; via the coding sequence TTGTTTTTTCCCCGAGTCCTGTTTACCCTTTATCTTTTGGGTTCCATTTCGGGGCAGGTTGATCTTTCTTCCGCTCCGGTAAAAAGAGACGAAGACGAAATGAGCCGAGTTCTGATTTTAGAAAAGATACTATCCGAATGGAAACAATACAATCTTTTTCTTGTGGACTCGTTCGACGGTGCACGACCTTGGGAAATTTATAGAGGAGTTTCTTTTTTAAACGAAATCCGCTTTAATTCTCAGATTCCCGACAACACAGCCTTTCAAAAAGAGAGAGAATTTTATCCCACTCTTTCCGCTGCAAACGATTATCGTTCCATGATGGTTCAGACTTTTTTCGAGAACCCAAAGCATGCCCATTTGGAAATTCGACCTAAAGAAAAAATCAGACTTCCAATCGGGATTCCATCTCGAATCTTTTTTTGGATGTATTCTTCTTCTCAAAACGCAAAATTAGAATTGGTTCTTTATCAGCATAAATCCAAAGAAATCGTGATCGATCTAGGGGATTTGAATTTCGACGGTTGGAAACGGATCGAAAAAAAATTGATGATCCCAGTAAAAAACACCAGACTAAATCAAAACCTGCATTTCCCGTTCGAAGTGGCGGAAATCCGACTAATTCCCGGACCGTTTCAGAAAAAGGGAGAATTCGTTTTTTATCTGGATCGTATGGGCATCCTCGTAGATACAAGAGACAACAGTTATCCCGGTGCGGAGATTAAAGATAACTGGGGTACCGGTCTCTGA
- the proC gene encoding pyrroline-5-carboxylate reductase: protein MKQTVGIAGCGNMGGAIYISLKKRYPTQTFGYDPYMTSNQKIELISSWDEFVAKSDLIIVCVKPGKVSELLKQISVPKKIISVAAGIHTEAIRKDLPSGSKVVRVMPNLPLLVSEGAMGYFGDEELYEIVSEIFKTLGHSVRLSSESLIDAVTGLSGSGPAYVFKFIQALAEGGVLSGLGYQEALDLSIQTVIGSAELLRKERQNDPTTHPSVWKNRVTSPGGTTIAGLAELERNGFSNAILEAVKAATKRSQELGS, encoded by the coding sequence ATGAAACAGACAGTTGGAATCGCAGGTTGCGGAAATATGGGCGGAGCGATTTACATTTCGCTCAAGAAACGTTATCCGACACAGACTTTTGGATATGATCCCTACATGACCTCGAATCAAAAAATTGAACTGATATCTTCTTGGGACGAATTTGTTGCCAAGTCCGATTTGATCATTGTCTGTGTAAAACCCGGAAAGGTATCAGAGCTTTTGAAACAAATCTCGGTTCCTAAAAAAATAATTTCCGTCGCGGCCGGGATCCATACGGAAGCGATTCGAAAGGATCTTCCTTCCGGATCTAAGGTAGTGCGTGTAATGCCCAATCTTCCCTTGCTTGTTTCCGAAGGAGCGATGGGATACTTCGGAGATGAAGAGTTGTACGAAATCGTTTCCGAAATTTTTAAAACTCTAGGACATTCCGTACGGCTGAGTTCCGAGTCGTTGATCGATGCGGTTACAGGACTTTCCGGATCGGGACCTGCGTATGTATTTAAATTTATACAAGCTTTAGCCGAAGGAGGGGTACTTTCTGGTTTGGGATACCAGGAAGCCTTAGATCTCAGCATACAAACCGTGATCGGCTCTGCGGAACTTCTTCGAAAGGAAAGACAGAACGATCCTACAACTCATCCTTCGGTGTGGAAGAATAGAGTTACTTCTCCGGGAGGAACTACAATTGCGGGACTTGCGGAATTGGAAAGGAATGGATTCAGTAATGCAATTTTAGAGGCGGTGAAAGCAGCCACAAAACGTTCTCAGGAACTAGGATCTTAA
- a CDS encoding sensor domain-containing diguanylate cyclase: MISKENDPLMIEYLEKKIYDQKQLLEISKALNSTLDYKYLMDAILNICLAQLQTLQAAIYVSPEADSDFFELDPGYKGFDLSENEKSFRIKTSAALIQFLETRMKAMTVNQIEECMGRAVNEVDFLRGIGADLIIPLNAKGKVNGLLVLGEKMTMSEVQEEDKDFLTTLSTLAGIAVENSRLYELATVDMMTGLKVHHYFQTKLKEEMERCRKKKSHLTLLFTDVDNFKKFNDTHGHQAGDQVLTEVAKQLIRKAGKYDIPARYGGEEFCLIMPGADLERGYEMGEKIRKAVEASSVKNPNGGPDLKVTLSVGVSEFWPKDKNNRDLIERADKALYMAKHSGKNQTVCYRED; encoded by the coding sequence TTGATCAGTAAAGAAAACGATCCCCTGATGATAGAATATCTGGAAAAGAAAATCTATGATCAAAAGCAATTATTAGAAATCAGTAAAGCTCTAAATTCCACTTTAGATTATAAATATCTAATGGATGCGATCTTAAACATCTGTCTCGCTCAGCTTCAAACTCTTCAGGCGGCGATTTACGTCAGTCCGGAAGCGGATTCTGACTTTTTCGAGTTGGATCCGGGTTATAAAGGTTTCGATCTTTCCGAAAACGAAAAATCTTTCCGGATCAAAACGAGCGCTGCACTCATCCAATTTCTCGAAACGAGAATGAAGGCAATGACCGTAAATCAAATCGAAGAGTGTATGGGAAGAGCTGTGAACGAAGTCGATTTCTTAAGAGGAATCGGAGCCGATCTTATCATCCCGTTGAACGCGAAAGGCAAAGTGAATGGACTTTTGGTTCTCGGCGAGAAGATGACCATGAGTGAGGTTCAGGAGGAGGACAAAGATTTCTTAACGACTCTTTCTACTCTCGCCGGAATTGCAGTAGAGAACTCCAGACTTTACGAACTTGCCACCGTGGACATGATGACTGGACTCAAGGTGCATCACTATTTCCAAACAAAACTCAAAGAAGAGATGGAACGTTGCAGAAAGAAAAAATCTCATCTTACTCTTTTGTTCACGGACGTGGATAATTTTAAAAAATTTAACGATACTCACGGTCATCAGGCGGGAGATCAGGTTTTGACCGAAGTGGCAAAACAATTGATACGTAAGGCGGGCAAATACGATATTCCTGCACGTTATGGAGGAGAGGAGTTTTGTCTTATAATGCCCGGGGCTGATCTTGAAAGAGGTTATGAAATGGGAGAGAAGATCCGTAAAGCCGTGGAGGCAAGTTCAGTTAAAAACCCAAACGGTGGGCCTGACTTGAAGGTTACTCTTTCTGTTGGAGTATCGGAGTTTTGGCCGAAGGACAAAAACAATAGGGATCTGATTGAAAGAGCGGACAAGGCTTTATATATGGCCAAACATTCCGGTAAAAATCAAACCGTTTGTTATAGAGAGGACTAG
- a CDS encoding YggS family pyridoxal phosphate-dependent enzyme gives MGIREHYQKIYAELQKLRPENPPTLIAVSKFQSLEKVKEAVDAGILHFGENRIQEGIEKFSEWLRNKDTSLVLHHIGPVQSGTLRKLFLGYSYAHGVGTMGTVNELLNRAKKEQKNIRYFLQANLTGEDTKHGVERKELIRILKQKENLSNAYCKLEGLMVMGPSDGDPTKTKEVFRELSKVRKDYIPEAKLSMGMSGDYKIAIEEGSDFVRIGSAIFGERN, from the coding sequence ATGGGGATCCGAGAACATTATCAAAAAATTTACGCGGAACTTCAAAAACTCAGGCCGGAAAATCCTCCTACGCTCATAGCCGTTTCCAAGTTTCAGTCGTTGGAAAAAGTAAAAGAAGCGGTTGACGCTGGAATTCTTCACTTTGGTGAAAATAGAATTCAGGAAGGAATCGAAAAATTTTCGGAGTGGCTCCGAAATAAAGATACTTCTTTGGTTTTGCATCATATCGGGCCTGTTCAGAGCGGGACGTTGAGAAAATTATTCTTGGGATATTCCTATGCACATGGAGTTGGGACCATGGGAACCGTAAACGAACTTCTAAACCGCGCGAAAAAAGAACAAAAAAACATCCGATACTTTCTCCAAGCTAACCTAACCGGAGAGGACACAAAACACGGTGTCGAAAGAAAAGAACTGATCAGAATTTTGAAACAAAAAGAAAATTTGTCCAATGCGTACTGCAAGTTAGAGGGACTTATGGTGATGGGTCCATCGGATGGGGATCCGACTAAAACCAAAGAAGTATTTCGGGAGCTATCCAAAGTCAGAAAGGACTATATACCCGAGGCAAAACTTTCCATGGGCATGTCGGGGGATTATAAAATTGCGATCGAAGAGGGAAGTGACTTTGTCAGAATCGGAAGTGCAATCTTCGGGGAAAGGAATTAG